The Spirosoma sp. SC4-14 DNA window AAAATCCAGAAATTCATCCATTGGGCGATCGAGCGCAGTCAATGCGGTTCGGGCTGCTTCTGCCGAATGGAGCTTTCGTAGAGCAATTACCGCTTCCAGCCGTACCCGAGGGTGAGAGTCCTCTACGGCTTTCGACAGTAGCGCAGCTTCTTCTTTTAGCTGCCCATGCCACAATTGAAAGGCTCTCAAGGCCGCTGCGCGAGCATTGGGGTTCTTCGCTTTCAGCAAAGTTTCCAGCAACGGGCCATTCACAACATCGAGCGTCTGGTAGGTCCAGAGTGCTTCTAACAGCAGGTGTTCGTAATCTGCATCGGTCTTGTCCAGACCACTAACCCATTTTTCCAGTGCCGGAATAACTACCTTGGCGCCCTGTTTTTTTAGAACTTGTTTAGCCTGCAAACGAGTCCAGTCTTCAGGCTGTCGCAATGCGTTGAGTAATTGCGGGACGGTTGCATTTTCGAGTTGTGGTTTCGTTACCAGTGGTCGGTTTTTGGCCACAATTCGCCAGATTCGTCCGTGCTGCTGGTCTCGGCGCGGATCGTGAAAATCCACTTCGCCATGCTGAATGATTGGATTATACCAGTCGGCAACGTAGATGGCTCCATCGGGACCAACCGAAATATCAACCGGGCGAAAGGCAACATGATCGGTCCAGAGTACATCCTCCATCTGCTTCGATGCAAAACCACTTCCCTGCTCTTCCAGCTTAAAGCGATTGATCCGGTTAGCGCGGAAATCGTTGGTAATTAAACTACCTTGCCAGGAGTCGGGGAGGTGTCGTCCTGAAATAATATCCAGCCCACTGTGTTTCGGCTGACCAGGATTCAGCCCACGCATAATTCGCTCGGCACCGGGGGCAGTCAGGAAGGTGGCACCCGGAAAGGCGTAGTTAATGCCTTCGAAACCAGCACCATCAGTCATGAATGTTGTTCCCCAGCGCGAGAATTGCAATCCCCACGGATTGACCAGTCCTTTGGCATATACATCGAGTTCCAGTTGCTGTGGCCGTAGTTGCCAGACCCCGCCCCCTTCCAGTCGTTTGATGCCTGATGGTGTTTCAACGTGGCTGTAGATGTAGATCGACTGGTTAAAATACAGATTTCCTTCTGGCCCCCAGCGAAATGTGTGAATCAGATGGTGGGCATCGGCCGTTCCGAATCCACTCAATATCCGGCGTTTTTTATCTGCTTTTCCGTCGCCATCGGTATCGGCAAAGTGCAGGATTTCTGTTGAATTAGCGACATAAACACCGCCATCACCGGGCAGAATTCCTGTTGGTGTCAGCAGACCCTCGGCAAAAACGGTCGATTTGTCGGCCTTACCATCGCCATTGGTATCTTCCAGCACGTAAATCTTGTCGTTAGCCTGTTCGCCGGTTTTAAGGTGCGGATAGGCCGTACTGCTCACTACCCATAGCCGCCCTTCGGTATCCCAGTTCATCTGAATCGGTTTAACGACCATCGGTTCAGCGGCAAACAACGTCACCTCAAACCCATCGGCAACCTTAAACGATTCGAGTTCCCGTTTTACGTCAGGATCAGGTACGTCGGCAGGGTTATCCTGCCGTACGAGAGCCGTTGTCAGCAAAATAACGGGGATAATCAGGCTTTTACGCAGAAACGTTAAGGATTGCATACTGTTCGATACGATGTGAAAAAGCGTAAGAATGAAAAGAGTGAAAGCCGAATTGAGTCAGGGGCTAACCCTTCATTCGTTTGCCCGTTCGCTCTTTTCGTTAAGTGGTGTGAGTTGATAGGTTGCCGATTTGGGCTGGCTATTCACGGCTATTTGCCCTTCGAGCCACGTAATAATAAAACTTTGCTCCTCCAGCCCTTTCTTATGGCGCCCCTGTTCGTAGGACCGGAACCCAATAATATAGGTTTGGTTCATGGGCCGATATTGAAAGAAAAACAGTTCGTTCTTCTTCTGAATCATCTGTCGCAATGCTGCCGATCGGGTAAATGCCGGGCCCTGCCGAATCAGGACTCCGTCGGCCCACTGTTTCGACGAAGCCGTGACGACATTATCGTTATCGACAGTCAGGGTGTAGAATCCTTTTTTCAAACCGGTTATTGTGAGCATTTGTCCGTTATCGACAGCTATCATTTTTCCGTCCTGTTCTGGCGACGGCAAAGGCAAATAGGGGTCATTGACCACAAAACGTAGAGCCGATTTGTCGCCAGAAAGCCATTTGGCTGGCAAAGCCGACGCCACGGATTGTTTGGCCACGTCAATAGTAATATCGCCCTTGCGGGAGGGCAGTCCCAACGCTTTTTCAAAAACAGTTGCCAGAAAATAGTAGCCCGTTTCGTTCAGATGGATACCGTCTTCAGTCAGTACAGCCTGCTTACTTTTCTCCTGAATTGGCCTCAATACATCGATGTATCGTATTTTTCGGGCCGTTGCGGTCTGGGCAATAGTTGAGGCATAGCTATCCAGTGCAGTATTCCATTGTGTTGTTTTATCCGATGGAGCCAACAGAACCGGAATTGGCGATACCAGAATCGTTTTTGCGCCAAGCCGATCTATCGTATCCAGTAACTGATTTAATCCCTGTTTGAAATGTGCCAGCCCCGATTCTCCTTCCTGAGCCTCAATGCCTCCATAGGCCACAAACACCACCGTTGGTTTGGCATTGGTGAGTTGCTGAATGAGCAGTTCATAGGGTGTTGGTGGCGTTGTTACGTAGCTTCGTGCATCGCCAAAAACATTGTCGCCCGACCAGCCAATGTTTCGATACGTCACCTTCCGGTCGGGCCAGCGGGTGGTTAGGGCCAATTCCAGATAACCGAATTGTACATCATCTTCAAACAGCGAATTTCCCAGAAAGACTACCCGGTCGCCCAATTTCAATTCAAACGCGTCGGTTGCTTGCTGCGCCGAAACCAGTCCACAGAAAGCACTTAGAATAAGTATAAGGGCAACAAATAAGATCGGTCTTCGCATGGGAAACTGGCTTATATGGAATGCTGATTTTACTCAGTACTGGGCAAAAGACTTCAGATGCCAGCCGTTAGCCATTGCCACAGCATACGTAACGGCTGGCGAATAGGCCGACAGATCATAAAAATCCGTTGGGGTTGCTGTGCGGTGCTCGTTTATACATAGCTAATAGCCTGGATTCTGCTTCAATGCCGGATTCAGATCGATTTCCGTTTGTGGAATCGGGAAAAGTAATTCGAATTCCTGTACCGAAAAGTTAAGCTTCTGACTGGCAAAATGAGCGTTCAATACCGTTTGTGCCCGCCCGGTACGCACCAGATCGAACCAGCGATGGCCTTCATACAGAAACTCGATTCGTCGTTCGCGTTCCAGTGCCAGCCGCATATCGGTCTGCGAGAGTGCTGATAATGCCGCCAGCTTGGCCCGTTGACGAATTTGATTCAAATAAGGCAAGGCCTCGCTGGTTTTACCCTGTTCGTTCAAAACTTCGGCATACATTAATAAAACATCGGCAAAGCGAAGAATGGTGAACGTTACGGAACCATCGCTCAAATCTGTCGCTTTGAAATCGACAAATTTCAGACCGTAGCGACTATACGATTTTTTTCCACCAATCAGCGTAACAGAATCATTGACCGATATGGCTTTTCGGGCATCCCCCGGTTCATAGGAGTTGATTAAGTCCAGGGTTGGAACAATGCGCCCTGCTCCCTGCAAATTGTTCGGAAAGATGGCCATACTCGTAATGGCTGGGGTAAACAACGCCGAATAATTGTTTCCCAGCGATTGCCCCGACAGATAATCTACTTCCAGAACCGTTTCGGTCAGATTGATATTCCCGTTTGTTACCAGAGTTTTGTAATCGGCAAGGAGCGAATACTGTTTTGAGTCGATCACTTCTTTCAGCTTGGCGGCCGCCAGATCGTAGTTTTTCCGGGTCAGATAAACCTTTCCTAACAGGGTTTTGGCGGTCATCTGCGAAACCCGCGTTTTGGTTGTGTTGAGTGCGGTAGGGAGCAGGGTTTCGGCACTGGTCAGATCCGACAGAATGAGTTGATAAGCCTCTTCACTGGATTTGAGCGTTAAATCGGCAGCCGCTACCTGAGCCGGACTGGTAAATGTCTGGTTGGCAATCGGGACATTTCCGAATAGTCGCACCAGATAAAAATAGCTGAATGCTCGCAGAAACTGCGCTTCGCCTTTAATTCGGTCTTTGGAGGCCTGGTCGAAGTTCACCGCATCGATCCTGTTCAGAATAGTCGTACTCTGCGAAATGGTGTACAGGCACACGCTCCAGACCGACCGAACATAAGCGTTCGTTGCAGTGATGGCATTCTGGTCCATTTGCATTTCATCGGCCGAAGGTGACGACCACTGTATTTCGGTATTATCGGTTGTGAGTTCGGTCAGATACAGAATGTTGCTTGTGCTATACAGACCACGTAATGTGCTGTATACACCCACCAGAGCTGTTTCAAAATCATTCTGATTCTGGTAAAAACTCTGATCGCTAATCTGGTATTCGGGCTTCAGGTTTAAAAAATCCTGACAGGATGTGAGAGTGGCCGTAAAAAGAAGTAAGGCCAGTAGGTTCTTTTTCATGACGGATGACAAATGACTGATTATAGAGTTATCCGAAGGCCAAGGGTAAAGGTGCGGGGATTGGGATAAGAGAAAAAATCGACCCCACTTTTAGCCAGATTATCGCCACCAGTACTGCCCTCGGGGTCATAGCCCGGATAGTGAGTGAACGTGTATAGGTTTGTCACGTCGGCATAGACCGAAAGTGCCTGTAGTTTCAATTTACCGATCGTCTTTGCCGGAAATGTGTAGGACAGATTTACATCCCGAATGCGGGTATAGGAGCCATCGAACAGGTATTTGGTCGTTCCGGCACTGAAACCATAGGCATAGTCGTTGCGAATGGCCCGTGTGTATACTCCGGCCCCCGGATTGCTGGCCGAACGCCAGCGGTCGGCAATTAGGGCCAGTTGGTTTTGTACACCCGCATCGTTCAGTGATACCTCTCCGCCCTGGAAGTAGATCTGGTTACCGGATGTACCGTTCAGACTAATGCTCAGGTTGAAATTTCGGTAGCTGAATCGGTTACCCAACCCCCACGTAAATTTGGGCCAGGGGTTGCCAACAATGGTTTTGTCGGAGGTATTGATTGTGCCATTTCCATCCACATCCTGAAAGCGATAGTCGCCGGGCTGTACGTTTGGATTTTGCTTTGGGCTACTTTTGACTTCTTCCTGGGTCTGGAAAATTCCCAGAATATTGAGTAGCCGGAAACTGGAAATTGGATAGCCAACCTGGGCAACCTGATAGTCGGAGGTAACAATTCGGGCGGCTTCGGAGTTGAGTGCCAGCACTTTATTGCGATTCCAGCTGATGTTAAAATCGGTGCTCCACTGAAAAGGGCCTTTCACTAGGTTTTGTGAGTTTATGGTTAACTCAAGCCCTTTGTTTTCGACTTCACCAATATTCTGAACCGAACTGCCAAAGCCCGATGCCGATGGCAGCGTTACGTTTAAGAGCAGGTCTTTTTTGTGAGCCCGATAGGCATCGAACGTGAACGACAACCGATTCTGAAACAAAGACAGATCTAATCCAAGGTTAGTCTGCTTCGACAATTCCCAGGTCAACATATCGTTTGCCAGACTTGAGGGCACAATACCGGGTACAATTTGCCCATTGGCAACCGTACGGGATACACTCAGCAAGCCCTGAGTAGCGTAGTTGGGAATCAGGTTATTGCCGGCAATCCCATAACTGGCCCGTAGTTTCAGGTCGCTGATAAAACCTGCCGATTTAAGAAAGGCTTCGTCCGACAGGCGATACGCCAGCGATACCGACGGGAAGGTGCCCCAGCGATTTTTGGCCCCAAATCGTGAACTGCCATCCTGCCGAATGGTAGCTGTGAGCAGGTATTTTCCCGCGTATGTGTAGTTGACGCGGGCCAGCCACGACATCATAGCCCATTGGCTGATATAGTTGGTTCCGCTCGACACCGTTCCGGCAGCCAGGTAAGGCACATAATCGGTCGAAAAACCCGTTGCCCCTGCCTGGAGAATTTCGTCGGAATTTTTCTGAATGGTATACCCTGCCAGCGCATCGACATCATGCTGGCCAAACTTATGCCGATAATTGATAGTGTTCTCGTTTAGCCAGTTCAGACTTTTGATTTCAGTAGAACCAGCCGTAGCCTGCCCGGTCCGGCTGGTTGCCAACCCTACCTTCGACGATTTCCAGAGCCGGGTTACATTGTTCGAATAATTGACGCCAACCGAGGTTTTCAGTACCAGACCGGGAGCCAGTTCATATTGCAGATAATTGTTGGTAAACACGTTGGAGTTATTCCGTTTGTCAGAAAATTCAGCGGCAATAACCACCGGGTTTTCGACCGGAATTCCCGTTGGGCTCGAAAATTCAGAATAAGGCGTTCCGTCGGGGTTATAGACCGGAATGGTAGGGTCACTGGCTAGAGCTGCCGAAATCAGCCCCCGGTATTGCAGATGCCCTTCGGCCCGTGCGAAATTGCCGTATGAATACGCTCCCGAAAACGAAGCACCTATTTTGAGCCGTTCGGTCAGATGCGCATCAATGTTGGTTCTAAGGGTGAACTTGTTGAAATCGGAGCCGATAATAATCCCTTTGTTGGTATAATAACCACCAGATATATAGTAGCTGACATCTTTGCTGGTTCCGTTGGCCGAAAGCTGGTAGTTCTGCACCATGCCTTTTCGGAAAATAACGTCCTGCCAGTCGGTGCCGTAGCCCTGATTGGCAAATTGCTCAGGGGTTCGAAATTCGGGTTTTACCTGCGTAGCCGTACTGCGCACACTGTTCGGGTCGGTGGCTTTGCCGCCCGCCAGAACCCAGGCATTATCGCGACCTTCAGCCACAAATTCGGCATACTGACGGGGCGATAGCAACTTCAGTTTTTTTGCCAGTTCCTGCACGCCCGTCGAGTGTTCGAAACTGATGGTTGGTTTGCCTATTTTACCACGTTTGGTTGTAATGATAACGACGCCATTGGCACCACGCGACCCGTAAATGGCTGTTGCCGAGGCATCTTTCAATACCTGAATCGATTCAATATCAGCCGGATTGATGATGCTGAGTGGATTAATCCGATTCGTAGAACTGCTACTGGCAATGCCGCTGGCCGAATAGGAACTCGACGCAAAGGAGCTAAGGTCCGAACCGCCACCGCCCGTACCAATGGCATAACCGTCCACAACATACAAAGGAGAATTTCCACCCGTAATGGAACTGATGCCCCGCACCACTACGTTCACGTTCCCTCCCGGCGCACCTGAGGTTTGTGTGATTTGTACGCCTGCTACTTTACCCTGCATCATCTGGTCGACACTGGTGGCAGAGGGAACGGGCACAAGATCCTTGCTGGTTAAGTTGACGATGGAGCCCGTCAGGTCTTTTTTGCGTTGTGTGCCGTAACCAACTACGACCACGTCCTGCAATTGCTGCTGATCGGTTTTGAGGGCTACGTTCATGCGGGAACGATTGCCAACGGCGAGTTCCTGAGTACTGTAGCCGATAAAGCTAACGACCAAGGTTGCACCCGTCGACACGCTCAGTTTGAAATTACCACTGGCATCTGTGGTTGTCCCGTTTGTTGTCCCTTTTTCGGTTACAGTTGCGCCAACGAGCGGTTCGCTGTCTTCGGCCGCGGTAATCGTACCACTCACTACCAGCCTGGGCGATTGCGCCATCAATCCATGCGCAACACCCAGTACGCTCAACATACTGCCAATCACCAGCAGTCTCAGGTGATGAAATAAAAAATGGTTCATGGGTAAAGAGAATTAAGGTTTAAGACGTTTTGATAGGTAAGCCTGAAACGTGAAGAATGGAAAGCAGGTCTAGTTAGTATTTGTGTTCAAGTAATTGATTTACAGTGCGTTTTTCTGTTTTTGCTTCAGTGTTTACGCTTCATTCTGCACTAGCCATTGGAAATAATGACCGATTCGACTTTGAGGTAGCTGGCGATTTTCTGGATTGTTTGGGCATGATGCCCAACACCCAGCGCAAAGTGGTGAGTTGGGCCCTCACTGATCCACCGTTTGAGGAAGGTTCGAACGTCTGGCTTGAAAAAACCCCGGGTGTTGGTGTTGCCCGTGGGAGGAATCGGCCCTGCAATGGATTCGCCCTCGGCGATGATGAATTTGATCTTACCCTCATAGGTCGAGCTGATACTCAACATAGTGATTGGCCCTTCCTTTATTTTGAACTCAACACCTGCGCCAAAACCGGGTTTGCCGTGATATTTCTTCAGGCTCCGAAGCACCGGCTGACCTTCGGCAATAGCGATATTATGTGGCCCATCATGCCCCACCAGCACAAAGCCCTCTTTGAAATCGACAGGGTGGAATTCGGCGAAACTTCCTCCGATACCCAGCCGCTCCATAATGAGCATGGCAATACAGGTTTTCAAATCTGACTCGCCACACATGGGAAAACCAGCCCCCTGAAGCAGTGAATTTCCCACAATCAGGTTCGACATCACAATGCGCGTGTCGCTGCCATCGGGCCCGTCGTAGTAGTAGGCTAATCCATCCAGCTTTTTTGTTTTGATAAACCGTTCGAGCGCAACCGTTGCCTGAGCTGCTGTATGCAGGT harbors:
- a CDS encoding GDSL-type esterase/lipase family protein; its protein translation is MRRPILFVALILILSAFCGLVSAQQATDAFELKLGDRVVFLGNSLFEDDVQFGYLELALTTRWPDRKVTYRNIGWSGDNVFGDARSYVTTPPTPYELLIQQLTNAKPTVVFVAYGGIEAQEGESGLAHFKQGLNQLLDTIDRLGAKTILVSPIPVLLAPSDKTTQWNTALDSYASTIAQTATARKIRYIDVLRPIQEKSKQAVLTEDGIHLNETGYYFLATVFEKALGLPSRKGDITIDVAKQSVASALPAKWLSGDKSALRFVVNDPYLPLPSPEQDGKMIAVDNGQMLTITGLKKGFYTLTVDNDNVVTASSKQWADGVLIRQGPAFTRSAALRQMIQKKNELFFFQYRPMNQTYIIGFRSYEQGRHKKGLEEQSFIITWLEGQIAVNSQPKSATYQLTPLNEKSERANE
- a CDS encoding RagB/SusD family nutrient uptake outer membrane protein, encoding MKKNLLALLLFTATLTSCQDFLNLKPEYQISDQSFYQNQNDFETALVGVYSTLRGLYSTSNILYLTELTTDNTEIQWSSPSADEMQMDQNAITATNAYVRSVWSVCLYTISQSTTILNRIDAVNFDQASKDRIKGEAQFLRAFSYFYLVRLFGNVPIANQTFTSPAQVAAADLTLKSSEEAYQLILSDLTSAETLLPTALNTTKTRVSQMTAKTLLGKVYLTRKNYDLAAAKLKEVIDSKQYSLLADYKTLVTNGNINLTETVLEVDYLSGQSLGNNYSALFTPAITSMAIFPNNLQGAGRIVPTLDLINSYEPGDARKAISVNDSVTLIGGKKSYSRYGLKFVDFKATDLSDGSVTFTILRFADVLLMYAEVLNEQGKTSEALPYLNQIRQRAKLAALSALSQTDMRLALERERRIEFLYEGHRWFDLVRTGRAQTVLNAHFASQKLNFSVQEFELLFPIPQTEIDLNPALKQNPGY
- a CDS encoding TonB-dependent receptor; the encoded protein is MNHFLFHHLRLLVIGSMLSVLGVAHGLMAQSPRLVVSGTITAAEDSEPLVGATVTEKGTTNGTTTDASGNFKLSVSTGATLVVSFIGYSTQELAVGNRSRMNVALKTDQQQLQDVVVVGYGTQRKKDLTGSIVNLTSKDLVPVPSATSVDQMMQGKVAGVQITQTSGAPGGNVNVVVRGISSITGGNSPLYVVDGYAIGTGGGGSDLSSFASSSYSASGIASSSSTNRINPLSIINPADIESIQVLKDASATAIYGSRGANGVVIITTKRGKIGKPTISFEHSTGVQELAKKLKLLSPRQYAEFVAEGRDNAWVLAGGKATDPNSVRSTATQVKPEFRTPEQFANQGYGTDWQDVIFRKGMVQNYQLSANGTSKDVSYYISGGYYTNKGIIIGSDFNKFTLRTNIDAHLTERLKIGASFSGAYSYGNFARAEGHLQYRGLISAALASDPTIPVYNPDGTPYSEFSSPTGIPVENPVVIAAEFSDKRNNSNVFTNNYLQYELAPGLVLKTSVGVNYSNNVTRLWKSSKVGLATSRTGQATAGSTEIKSLNWLNENTINYRHKFGQHDVDALAGYTIQKNSDEILQAGATGFSTDYVPYLAAGTVSSGTNYISQWAMMSWLARVNYTYAGKYLLTATIRQDGSSRFGAKNRWGTFPSVSLAYRLSDEAFLKSAGFISDLKLRASYGIAGNNLIPNYATQGLLSVSRTVANGQIVPGIVPSSLANDMLTWELSKQTNLGLDLSLFQNRLSFTFDAYRAHKKDLLLNVTLPSASGFGSSVQNIGEVENKGLELTINSQNLVKGPFQWSTDFNISWNRNKVLALNSEAARIVTSDYQVAQVGYPISSFRLLNILGIFQTQEEVKSSPKQNPNVQPGDYRFQDVDGNGTINTSDKTIVGNPWPKFTWGLGNRFSYRNFNLSISLNGTSGNQIYFQGGEVSLNDAGVQNQLALIADRWRSASNPGAGVYTRAIRNDYAYGFSAGTTKYLFDGSYTRIRDVNLSYTFPAKTIGKLKLQALSVYADVTNLYTFTHYPGYDPEGSTGGDNLAKSGVDFFSYPNPRTFTLGLRITL